From bacterium, one genomic window encodes:
- a CDS encoding type II toxin-antitoxin system PemK/MazF family toxin yields MNIRQGEVYWVELGEPMGSAPGYRHPHIVISNDIFNRSRLRTVVLCALTSNITRASSPGNVLLPRGEANLPKDSVVNVTQLVTVDKEDLLEKIGILSPSRTAEVIEGTMLVIEPRRM; encoded by the coding sequence TTGAATATCAGGCAGGGTGAGGTCTACTGGGTCGAGCTCGGTGAGCCCATGGGTTCGGCGCCGGGCTATCGCCACCCCCACATCGTCATCTCCAACGATATCTTCAACCGCAGCAGGCTGCGCACGGTGGTGTTATGCGCATTGACCTCAAATATCACCCGGGCCTCATCCCCCGGCAATGTTCTCCTGCCCAGGGGGGAGGCGAACCTGCCGAAGGATTCCGTCGTCAACGTGACCCAGCTGGTCACGGTTGACAAGGAAGACCTCCTGGAAAAGATCGGCATACTGTCGCCATCCCGGACGGCGGAGGTCATCGAGGGGACCATGTTGGTCATCGAACCACGGAGGATGTAA
- a CDS encoding CopG family transcriptional regulator, producing MKTAISIPDDLFRKVEEFSSEHGISRSEVFARAVEEYFEKRRSWELLEAVNRACDQGETSEEVKVRKGAGKRYAKILSGEPY from the coding sequence ATGAAAACTGCCATCTCCATTCCCGACGACCTCTTCCGCAAGGTGGAGGAGTTCTCCAGTGAGCACGGGATTTCCCGAAGCGAGGTCTTTGCCCGCGCAGTTGAAGAGTATTTCGAGAAACGCCGGTCGTGGGAGCTTCTCGAAGCCGTGAACCGTGCCTGTGATCAGGGTGAGACCTCTGAAGAAGTGAAGGTTCGGAAAGGTGCAGGAAAGCGCTACGCGAAGATCCTCTCCGGGGAGCCCTATTGA
- the glyS gene encoding glycine--tRNA ligase subunit beta produces MSQDLILEIGTEEIPASYLPPALEQIKILAEKELGAQRIPFGKIHAYATPRRIVLHVTDVALAQETSVKEVMGPAKSVAFDDKGKPTRAAEGFAKGQGIAVKDLKLVSTPKGDYVAAVKSEASSPTAKILPAIMPRIITTLHFPKMQRWGYMSLRFPRPIRWILCLFGSDVVPFELEGIKSGRLMRGHRFMAPGPFEIKDVKDYFRQIKKAKVVLDQDERRAIIEEGVMKAAEKVGGKPIKDQSLIDEVTYLVEYPVIVTGTFEDRYLSLPREVLITSMRSHQRYFTVVNSRKKLMHYFITISNNVTRDKSVVAMGNERVLRARLEDGMFFFHEDSKIPLKTRVEELKDVVFQEKLGTSWEKMERFSSLGAYLAKKVDPDSLKEVKRVAFLCKGDLVTQMVGEFADLQGVMGKEYALLEGEDKAVAEGILEHYYPRYSGDRTPSTVGGAAVSIADRLDTVCGCFGIGISPTGTADPYGLRRHALAIIAILMDRGWRVSLSDLMAQSLKLLQGKIDKAPRDVLPALEEFFKGRLHNLFTGRGFRHDLVTAVLEDHWTDPVDAAGRLEALTSFSKKAGFADLMLSFKRVMNIIPEGFSGKVDPRKALEAVEKGLLDSAGSLGKEAAAMLEKGDYLKVLNILSGMKKPVDAFFDGVMVMDKDASVQKNRLAILGTVSGLFAQVADFRKIVTE; encoded by the coding sequence ATGAGCCAGGATCTGATACTTGAGATAGGAACAGAAGAGATTCCCGCAAGCTACCTGCCGCCGGCCCTTGAACAGATCAAAATACTGGCTGAAAAGGAGCTCGGCGCGCAAAGGATACCCTTTGGAAAGATCCATGCGTACGCGACACCGAGGCGTATCGTACTCCACGTCACGGATGTGGCCCTGGCGCAGGAGACCAGCGTCAAGGAGGTTATGGGTCCCGCAAAATCAGTAGCCTTTGACGATAAGGGCAAGCCCACCAGAGCCGCCGAAGGGTTCGCAAAGGGGCAGGGGATCGCCGTTAAGGACCTGAAGCTCGTTTCCACCCCCAAGGGTGATTACGTGGCCGCTGTCAAGTCCGAGGCAAGCTCTCCCACAGCGAAGATCCTCCCGGCAATTATGCCCAGGATAATCACAACCCTGCATTTTCCAAAAATGCAGAGATGGGGATACATGAGCCTGCGGTTCCCGAGACCTATCCGATGGATCCTGTGCCTTTTCGGCAGCGATGTTGTACCCTTTGAGCTCGAGGGTATAAAGTCAGGTCGCCTGATGCGCGGCCACAGGTTCATGGCTCCCGGGCCCTTCGAAATCAAAGACGTGAAGGACTATTTCAGACAGATCAAAAAAGCCAAGGTGGTCCTTGATCAGGATGAGCGGCGCGCTATTATCGAGGAAGGCGTGATGAAGGCCGCTGAAAAGGTTGGCGGCAAGCCTATCAAGGACCAGTCTCTCATTGACGAGGTGACCTATCTTGTGGAGTACCCGGTCATCGTCACCGGAACCTTCGAGGACAGGTATCTGTCTCTTCCCAGGGAAGTCCTCATAACCTCAATGAGATCTCATCAGCGGTATTTTACCGTAGTTAACAGCCGCAAAAAGCTCATGCACTACTTTATCACTATCAGCAACAACGTCACCCGGGACAAAAGCGTGGTGGCCATGGGCAACGAGAGGGTTTTGAGGGCACGCCTGGAAGACGGTATGTTCTTTTTCCATGAGGACAGCAAGATCCCCCTCAAAACCAGGGTCGAAGAGTTAAAGGATGTGGTTTTCCAGGAAAAGCTGGGCACCTCCTGGGAGAAGATGGAAAGGTTCTCTTCTCTGGGCGCTTATCTTGCGAAAAAAGTGGACCCTGACAGCCTCAAGGAGGTCAAGCGTGTCGCATTCCTGTGCAAGGGGGACCTGGTCACCCAGATGGTAGGTGAATTCGCGGACCTGCAGGGCGTTATGGGCAAGGAATATGCTCTTTTGGAAGGTGAAGACAAGGCTGTCGCTGAGGGTATCCTGGAGCACTACTATCCCCGTTATTCCGGTGACAGGACACCGTCCACCGTAGGTGGAGCCGCTGTGAGCATCGCAGACAGACTGGACACCGTTTGCGGCTGTTTCGGTATCGGGATCTCTCCCACCGGGACTGCAGATCCCTACGGCCTGCGGCGTCACGCCCTTGCCATCATCGCTATCCTCATGGATCGCGGGTGGCGCGTTTCCTTGTCTGACCTGATGGCCCAGTCGTTAAAGCTTCTCCAGGGGAAGATCGACAAGGCGCCCAGGGATGTCCTTCCCGCCCTGGAAGAGTTCTTCAAGGGAAGGCTTCACAACCTCTTTACGGGGCGCGGTTTCAGGCATGATCTGGTAACGGCGGTTTTGGAAGACCATTGGACCGACCCCGTGGACGCGGCAGGCAGGCTGGAGGCTCTTACCAGTTTCAGCAAAAAAGCCGGCTTTGCGGATCTCATGCTCTCCTTCAAAAGGGTAATGAACATTATTCCGGAAGGTTTTAGTGGGAAGGTCGATCCCAGGAAGGCGTTGGAAGCTGTGGAAAAGGGTCTCCTGGATTCAGCGGGCTCTTTGGGCAAGGAGGCAGCCGCCATGCTGGAAAAAGGGGACTACCTGAAAGTCCTCAATATCCTCTCGGGGATGAAAAAGCCTGTGGACGCCTTCTTTGACGGCGTTATGGTCATGGACAAGGATGCGTCCGTCCAGAAGAACAGACTGGCGATCCTGGGCACGGTATCCGGCCTGTTCGCCCAGGTGGCGGATTTCAGGAAGATCGTTACAGAGTAA
- the glyQ gene encoding glycine--tRNA ligase subunit alpha gives MKKKSYQQVVLDLERFWAEKGCVIQQPYDLEVGAGTLNPATLLRALGPEPWNVAYVEPSRRPTDGRYGENPNRLQHYYQYQVILKPSPDNIQDLYLESLYALGIDPGRHDIRFVEDDWENPTVGAWGLGWEVWLDGMEITQFTYFQQAGTVECNPVCAELTYGLERIAMYLQGVDNVYNLIWTDNVTYGDVHHQGEVEHSTYNFELADTAMLFKLFGMYEAESKRILEKGLVLPALDFCLKCSHTFNLLDARGAISVTERTSYIHRVRDLCKGSAEAYVAQREAMGYPLMGKNLIADQKGLVGGTK, from the coding sequence ATGAAGAAAAAATCCTATCAGCAGGTAGTTCTGGATCTGGAACGGTTCTGGGCTGAAAAGGGGTGTGTCATCCAGCAGCCCTACGATCTGGAAGTGGGAGCCGGTACACTGAACCCGGCAACCCTTCTCAGGGCTCTGGGCCCGGAGCCGTGGAACGTGGCCTACGTAGAGCCCTCCAGAAGGCCCACGGATGGCCGGTATGGTGAGAATCCCAACAGGCTCCAGCATTATTACCAGTATCAGGTCATTCTCAAGCCGTCCCCTGACAACATTCAGGACTTGTATCTGGAGAGCCTTTACGCATTGGGGATAGATCCCGGAAGGCATGACATACGTTTTGTGGAAGACGACTGGGAGAACCCCACCGTCGGAGCATGGGGCCTGGGCTGGGAGGTTTGGCTGGATGGCATGGAGATCACGCAGTTCACCTATTTCCAGCAGGCCGGCACCGTCGAGTGCAACCCGGTGTGCGCCGAATTGACCTACGGTCTTGAACGCATTGCCATGTATCTCCAGGGGGTAGACAACGTTTACAACCTCATCTGGACCGATAACGTTACCTACGGGGACGTGCATCACCAGGGAGAGGTCGAGCACTCCACCTACAACTTTGAATTGGCGGACACTGCCATGCTTTTCAAACTGTTCGGCATGTACGAGGCTGAATCAAAGCGTATATTGGAAAAGGGTCTGGTTCTGCCGGCTCTCGATTTTTGTCTGAAATGCTCCCACACGTTCAACCTGTTGGATGCCCGAGGCGCCATCAGCGTCACGGAGAGGACCAGCTATATCCACAGGGTCAGGGACCTGTGTAAAGGAAGTGCTGAGGCGTACGTTGCCCAGAGGGAGGCCATGGGCTATCCCCTCATGGGCAAGAACCTTATCGCCGATCAAAAGGGGCTTGTTGGAGGGACCAAGTGA
- the recO gene encoding DNA repair protein RecO, whose product MRSSITTEAVVLAATDVGEEDRILTFLTPEIGLLNAAATSARNLKKGRAAPLDLFVQTRLLVNIPGKEGKLKRIGSAEVIDPFLGIRADYGRLCAASYMGQTAAHCIQEDDPSSGAYDLMLYCLRRLDNAAAPFGVILLFEVKLLGEMGILPEITHCIKCMEKVAGEAYLDAGGGGILHRKCSAGEYKGILSGGDLAVLRYLSQRSLSAVSRLSVKEEDAMRIFDILHPFSAHHLGYESKALKMIQR is encoded by the coding sequence ATGAGGTCCAGCATTACTACGGAGGCCGTGGTCCTTGCGGCAACGGATGTTGGAGAGGAGGACAGGATCCTCACCTTTCTGACGCCGGAGATCGGGCTTCTAAATGCGGCAGCCACCTCTGCCAGGAACCTGAAAAAAGGCAGGGCTGCTCCGCTGGATCTCTTCGTTCAGACAAGACTCCTCGTCAATATTCCCGGGAAAGAAGGGAAACTCAAGCGCATCGGATCTGCCGAGGTGATCGATCCGTTCCTGGGCATAAGGGCCGATTATGGCCGACTTTGCGCCGCATCCTACATGGGTCAGACTGCCGCTCATTGTATCCAGGAAGATGATCCGTCATCAGGGGCTTACGATCTTATGCTCTACTGTCTGCGTCGCCTTGATAATGCGGCGGCCCCGTTCGGGGTGATACTTCTGTTTGAGGTAAAACTTCTCGGGGAAATGGGGATACTTCCGGAAATTACCCATTGCATTAAATGCATGGAAAAGGTGGCTGGAGAAGCCTATCTGGATGCAGGGGGAGGAGGGATCCTTCACCGGAAATGTTCTGCCGGGGAGTACAAAGGGATCCTTTCCGGGGGAGACCTGGCGGTACTTCGATATCTCTCGCAGCGAAGCCTTTCGGCCGTTTCCAGACTTTCCGTAAAGGAGGAGGACGCCATGCGGATCTTTGATATTTTGCATCCCTTCTCGGCCCACCACCTGGGCTATGAATCAAAAGCTCTGAAAATGATTCAGAGATGA
- the mgtE gene encoding magnesium transporter, which produces MFISKVDTLLESIRKLTRRGAYHNVKNILEKLHAADVAYLFRYLNEGEQHKVFGLIADSEMASEILSQVDSPTSARILTKLEREKAAEILHGMDPDDKVSILEGITEEVRDDILAHLSESDAESIEEMFQYPEDSAGRIMNTNYFALQEDVTVSDAISELQKKGADATEMVFYIYVVDSRNHLIGVCSLRQLLLVPPSSTVMSVMAHDVVSVSAETDQEDVARLVEKYDFLAVPVTDDENKLLGIVTVDDVIDVIRHEATEDIMKMVGTGDEYLNRSVFRRARMRMPWMLAAFVGEIIGIQFLNIYNVTLEKIVALALFLPIIIAMGGNIGATSMTIVVRGLATGRIAVKELRVVILKELYVALILGVLYGLMLAALAYFQFGEVNYLGFVVGMSLLISMLMAAAIGTLVPILLHLMKIDPAVATGPFVTSTVDSLGILIYMALATAILL; this is translated from the coding sequence ATGTTTATAAGCAAAGTCGACACCCTGCTCGAAAGCATAAGGAAGCTTACCAGGCGGGGTGCCTACCACAATGTAAAAAATATCCTGGAAAAACTCCATGCGGCCGACGTTGCCTACCTTTTCCGGTACCTCAACGAGGGGGAACAACATAAAGTCTTCGGTCTCATCGCGGATAGTGAGATGGCCTCCGAGATCCTGAGCCAGGTCGATTCACCCACCAGTGCCCGTATCCTCACCAAGCTGGAACGCGAAAAGGCAGCCGAGATCCTCCATGGGATGGACCCGGATGACAAGGTCAGCATCCTTGAGGGTATTACGGAGGAGGTCCGGGACGATATCCTGGCCCACCTTTCGGAGTCGGATGCCGAGAGCATCGAGGAGATGTTTCAGTATCCGGAGGACAGCGCCGGGCGGATCATGAACACCAACTATTTCGCACTTCAGGAGGATGTAACGGTCTCCGATGCTATCAGTGAGCTCCAGAAAAAGGGAGCAGACGCTACAGAGATGGTCTTTTACATCTATGTGGTGGATTCGAGAAACCACCTGATCGGAGTTTGTTCCCTCAGGCAGCTTCTCCTGGTGCCGCCATCCAGCACAGTCATGAGCGTTATGGCCCACGATGTGGTCAGCGTCAGCGCGGAAACAGACCAGGAGGACGTCGCCAGGCTTGTGGAGAAGTACGATTTCCTGGCTGTCCCGGTGACCGACGATGAGAACAAGCTTTTAGGTATCGTCACCGTTGACGATGTTATTGACGTCATCAGGCACGAGGCCACCGAGGACATCATGAAGATGGTGGGTACTGGCGACGAGTACCTTAACCGGTCCGTTTTTAGAAGGGCGCGCATGAGGATGCCGTGGATGCTGGCTGCCTTTGTTGGAGAGATCATAGGTATCCAGTTCCTCAACATATACAACGTGACCCTGGAAAAGATCGTAGCGCTGGCGCTTTTCCTGCCCATCATTATTGCCATGGGCGGCAATATCGGCGCCACCTCCATGACAATCGTGGTCCGGGGTCTGGCCACCGGAAGGATCGCCGTCAAGGAGCTCCGGGTCGTTATCCTTAAAGAGCTCTATGTTGCGTTGATCCTGGGAGTCCTGTACGGGCTCATGCTCGCGGCATTGGCATATTTCCAGTTCGGAGAAGTGAACTATCTCGGCTTCGTGGTGGGAATGAGCCTGCTCATCTCCATGCTCATGGCGGCTGCCATCGGAACTCTGGTGCCCATCCTGCTCCATCTTATGAAGATCGATCCGGCCGTGGCCACCGGGCCCTTTGTCACCAGCACTGTGGACAGTCTCGGGATCCTCATCTACATGGCGCTGGCTACCGCTATCCTTTTATAG
- the era gene encoding GTPase Era, whose translation MSGFRSGFVGILGRPNVGKSTLLNWLCGEKLAITSSKPQTTRNRILGVLHHPGSQIVFLDTPGMHETDRAINRYMQQVIAKVAADVDIVVYMADVTRAHGREDGLTLSMLPVDARVPVLLVVNKADLVGPEEVAERVELLERLFNFSGTFITSAITGAGTDQLVEKISLMLPEGVPYFPEDMVTDQPLGFRLAEIVREKLFDLTKDEIPYSTAVVVEHMATREDGLMELSATVFIEKESQKGIIIGKKGSMLQKVGTAARLEMESQLGRKVYLELWVKVKKGWTDREGLLRQMGYE comes from the coding sequence GTGAGCGGATTCAGATCAGGGTTTGTGGGCATACTAGGGCGGCCCAATGTTGGGAAATCCACACTGCTTAATTGGCTGTGTGGTGAGAAACTGGCTATCACCTCTTCCAAACCACAGACGACAAGGAACCGCATTTTAGGTGTTCTTCATCATCCTGGTTCGCAAATAGTGTTTCTTGATACACCCGGGATGCACGAAACAGATCGTGCCATCAACAGGTATATGCAGCAGGTTATTGCCAAGGTGGCTGCTGATGTAGATATCGTGGTGTATATGGCAGATGTCACAAGAGCCCACGGGCGGGAGGATGGGTTAACGCTTTCCATGCTGCCGGTGGATGCCCGGGTACCGGTCCTGCTCGTTGTAAACAAGGCTGACCTGGTTGGTCCCGAGGAGGTGGCTGAACGGGTAGAACTCCTTGAACGGTTGTTTAATTTTTCGGGTACCTTCATCACCAGCGCCATTACCGGAGCCGGGACAGATCAATTGGTAGAAAAAATCTCCCTCATGCTGCCAGAGGGGGTTCCCTATTTCCCTGAGGACATGGTTACCGATCAGCCTCTGGGTTTCAGGCTGGCGGAAATCGTTCGTGAAAAGCTATTCGACCTGACCAAGGATGAGATACCCTATTCTACTGCCGTCGTTGTGGAACATATGGCGACAAGGGAAGACGGTCTTATGGAGTTGAGTGCCACCGTTTTCATTGAAAAAGAGTCCCAGAAGGGAATTATTATCGGGAAAAAGGGGAGCATGCTCCAGAAAGTCGGTACTGCGGCCCGTCTCGAAATGGAGAGCCAGCTCGGGAGAAAGGTTTACCTGGAACTGTGGGTCAAGGTCAAAAAAGGGTGGACTGATCGTGAAGGGTTATTAAGACAAATGGGATACGAATAA
- the rnc gene encoding ribonuclease III translates to MDSTESRSLMVAERMGYRFQSEELLTEAMTHPSAVKEGRCSGPDNQRLEYLGDAVLQLAVSHLLMMRYPLAEEGDLSFLRAEMVRRENLAHVAGEIELMEMMEVGPSLESAPTVAWRTVAADALEALIGAVYLDGGWDHAYELVTTLFTEVPEPGDQLKGSKSSLQELLQARFNGEVPRYEVTENDLASGEMRFSAKVYHREHYLGFGIGRSKKRAEEAAALIALELFREDV, encoded by the coding sequence TTGGATAGTACTGAATCCAGATCGCTGATGGTGGCCGAGAGGATGGGGTACAGATTCCAGAGCGAGGAGCTTCTCACCGAGGCCATGACCCATCCGTCAGCAGTGAAGGAGGGTAGATGTTCGGGCCCTGATAATCAGCGGTTGGAATACCTGGGGGACGCGGTCCTGCAACTGGCAGTCTCCCACCTTCTCATGATGCGTTATCCCCTCGCGGAAGAAGGGGATCTCAGCTTCCTGAGGGCCGAAATGGTCAGGAGAGAGAACCTTGCCCATGTGGCAGGCGAGATCGAGCTTATGGAGATGATGGAGGTTGGACCGAGCCTGGAGTCTGCTCCGACGGTGGCCTGGAGAACCGTGGCAGCAGATGCATTAGAAGCCCTGATCGGAGCCGTTTATCTGGACGGTGGATGGGACCATGCCTATGAACTGGTGACAACTCTCTTCACTGAGGTGCCGGAGCCGGGCGATCAGTTAAAAGGTTCCAAATCCTCCCTGCAGGAACTCCTCCAGGCAAGGTTTAACGGTGAGGTTCCGAGGTACGAGGTTACGGAAAACGATCTGGCGTCAGGCGAGATGAGGTTCTCGGCCAAGGTCTATCACAGGGAACATTACCTCGGTTTCGGTATTGGCAGGAGTAAAAAACGTGCCGAGGAAGCGGCTGCCTTGATAGCCCTTGAACTGTTCAGGGAGGATGTGTGA
- a CDS encoding HAD-IIB family hydrolase: protein MAEVIVFTDLDGTLLDHKSYGVRAALPAIDLLVRRGIPIIPVTSKTAAETRRWVKLLILEGPFICENGCGVVIPAGSLKVRPAGAVEKDGEWRISLGAGIEEVRRGLEELSESAGFSYRAFGQMSADELSSLTGLAGKELDQCLVREHEELFIILEEHDADSIGKKAAEKGLHFTQGGRFYHLTSGVHKGDAVKILANLYREELPDPLFVGIGDSFNDLPMFTSVDMPFLVQKPDGTYDPLVPEDAACRVSGVGPRGWRIAVERVMILG from the coding sequence ATGGCTGAAGTAATCGTCTTCACCGATCTGGACGGCACTCTTCTGGACCATAAGTCCTATGGTGTTAGAGCAGCACTGCCGGCAATTGACCTGCTGGTCCGGAGAGGAATTCCCATAATACCTGTTACCAGCAAAACAGCAGCAGAGACGCGGCGCTGGGTTAAGCTGCTCATTCTGGAAGGGCCGTTTATTTGTGAAAACGGGTGCGGTGTCGTTATTCCCGCAGGTTCCCTTAAAGTCAGACCGGCTGGGGCGGTGGAAAAGGATGGAGAATGGAGGATATCACTGGGCGCTGGCATTGAAGAAGTCAGGCGTGGCCTGGAGGAACTGTCTGAATCGGCAGGATTTTCATACAGAGCCTTTGGTCAGATGTCGGCTGATGAGCTGTCCTCTCTCACGGGCCTGGCCGGAAAAGAGCTGGATCAGTGCCTGGTCAGGGAGCACGAGGAGCTATTTATCATACTTGAAGAACACGACGCTGACTCCATTGGAAAAAAAGCCGCTGAAAAGGGGTTACACTTTACACAGGGTGGGCGCTTCTATCACCTGACTTCCGGTGTCCATAAGGGCGACGCTGTAAAAATATTGGCGAACCTTTATAGGGAAGAACTGCCTGATCCGCTCTTCGTGGGTATCGGCGACAGTTTCAACGATCTGCCTATGTTCACTTCTGTAGACATGCCTTTCCTTGTCCAGAAGCCGGACGGCACCTACGATCCTCTCGTCCCTGAAGATGCTGCATGCAGAGTCAGCGGGGTTGGGCCCAGAGGATGGCGAATCGCTGTAGAAAGGGTGATGATCCTTGGATAG
- the fusA gene encoding elongation factor G produces MPISQMRNIGVIAHIDAGKTTTTERILFYTGKIHRMGEVDQGSAQMDWMPQEQLRGITITSAATTCIWKDHTINIIDTPGHVDFTAEVERSLRVLDGAVAVFCAVAGVQPQSEKVWRQAEKYLVPRLVFINKMDRIGADHHKVLEGLRAVLGAVPLPVQMPVGSESNFAGIIDLVNMVNLYWADPEGEKIEKTEIPDEYLDAALRSRDKLLETLSEHDDRIMALYLEEKEVPAVLVQEAIRKGTINGSFVPVLCGSSLKKKGVQPLLDAIVGYLPSPEDLPPVKGKWKDQPEVRLPEVDQPFSALLFKVMAYAGRPTLYYLRIYSGRCALGDRMLNTRTQKAERAMKIMRMHANRREEIREMAAGDILALVGLKNAKTGDTFCDPESPISFEEPVFPQPVIFVSIEPKSVRDQEKLMSVLDVLAEEDPTFQVRVDEETGQVILSGMGELHLDVLSERLFTEFNVQGKVGNPQVSYRETVTKTVSVTERFAREIAGKDQEATVTLQVQPLLMGGAVQFEDQVADGKIPPEMKRIIEQAALEAASSGVKAGYPVIDMKILLLDGEYHPDRSTDVAFKAATSNALNQCLRDAGPVLLEPVMAVQVETPDDFTGDVMGSLTHRRGIIEGVENQGHVEVISGKVPLLEMFGYTTSLRSMTQGRGSFTMELAHYREVEG; encoded by the coding sequence ATGCCCATCAGCCAAATGCGAAATATTGGTGTTATTGCCCACATTGATGCGGGCAAAACCACTACTACAGAGAGAATCCTCTTCTACACCGGGAAGATTCACCGCATGGGGGAGGTGGATCAGGGATCGGCACAGATGGACTGGATGCCCCAGGAGCAGCTGCGGGGGATAACCATCACTTCTGCTGCCACTACCTGTATCTGGAAAGATCACACAATCAACATTATAGACACTCCTGGACACGTGGATTTTACTGCCGAGGTAGAGCGTTCCCTTAGAGTACTCGACGGAGCTGTTGCTGTTTTCTGTGCAGTAGCTGGCGTCCAGCCCCAGTCAGAAAAGGTGTGGAGGCAGGCTGAGAAATATCTTGTACCAAGGTTGGTTTTTATCAATAAAATGGATAGGATAGGAGCAGACCATCATAAAGTACTCGAGGGTTTACGAGCGGTTCTGGGGGCCGTTCCTCTGCCGGTTCAGATGCCTGTAGGGAGCGAATCCAACTTCGCGGGGATTATAGATCTCGTAAACATGGTGAACCTGTACTGGGCAGATCCTGAGGGAGAAAAGATTGAAAAAACAGAAATTCCCGACGAGTACCTTGATGCGGCCCTTAGATCGAGAGACAAGCTGCTTGAGACCCTGTCAGAGCATGACGACCGGATAATGGCTCTCTATCTCGAGGAGAAAGAGGTGCCTGCGGTTCTTGTTCAGGAGGCTATCAGAAAGGGAACGATAAATGGCAGCTTCGTGCCCGTATTATGCGGCTCTTCTTTAAAAAAGAAGGGTGTGCAGCCTCTGCTTGACGCCATTGTCGGTTATCTTCCTTCACCTGAGGATCTGCCGCCGGTGAAGGGAAAATGGAAGGATCAACCTGAAGTCAGACTGCCGGAAGTGGACCAGCCGTTCTCAGCCCTGCTGTTCAAGGTTATGGCTTATGCAGGAAGACCAACCCTTTATTATCTGAGGATATATTCGGGGCGTTGCGCACTGGGTGACAGAATGCTTAATACCAGAACCCAAAAGGCTGAGCGCGCCATGAAAATAATGCGGATGCACGCCAATCGGCGGGAAGAGATCAGGGAAATGGCCGCCGGAGACATCCTGGCTCTTGTGGGCCTGAAGAATGCAAAGACCGGTGATACTTTTTGCGATCCTGAAAGCCCCATAAGCTTTGAGGAGCCCGTCTTCCCGCAACCGGTGATTTTTGTGTCCATTGAACCTAAAAGCGTAAGGGATCAGGAAAAGCTAATGAGCGTTCTGGATGTTCTTGCTGAAGAGGATCCTACATTTCAGGTTCGTGTGGATGAGGAAACGGGGCAGGTTATTTTAAGTGGAATGGGTGAGCTTCACCTGGATGTTCTTTCAGAACGATTATTTACAGAATTTAACGTTCAGGGCAAGGTAGGAAATCCCCAGGTGTCTTATCGGGAAACAGTAACAAAAACTGTTTCGGTAACAGAAAGGTTCGCAAGAGAGATAGCAGGAAAGGACCAGGAGGCCACAGTCACCCTCCAGGTCCAGCCTTTGCTAATGGGTGGTGCCGTACAGTTCGAAGATCAGGTCGCTGATGGAAAGATCCCGCCTGAAATGAAGCGTATTATAGAGCAAGCGGCTTTGGAGGCCGCATCCAGTGGCGTCAAGGCAGGATACCCTGTTATCGATATGAAAATCCTCCTGCTTGATGGCGAGTATCATCCTGATCGGTCAACCGATGTGGCCTTTAAAGCGGCAACATCCAACGCCCTGAACCAGTGCTTGCGAGATGCTGGTCCGGTCCTGCTGGAGCCGGTCATGGCTGTGCAGGTTGAGACTCCGGATGATTTTACAGGAGATGTCATGGGAAGCCTGACCCACCGCCGCGGCATTATCGAGGGGGTAGAAAATCAGGGTCACGTAGAGGTGATCAGCGGGAAGGTTCCTCTCCTCGAGATGTTTGGTTATACGACCAGCCTGCGCTCCATGACTCAAGGCCGGGGGAGTTTCACCATGGAACTGGCGCATTACAGAGAGGTGGAAGGTTGA